The genomic DNA gaaagagagagaggcagagagagagaaagatattcTCCATGTGTAGTTTATTTTAGgtttgatcattttcttttttcaattaaaGTGGCTAATCTTGAAATGTCTGCAAGCTTCATGCATATGGCATGAAATAATTTGGTTCCCGGTTTGGGATGAAGACATCTTGATAATATGTAAATACTGAATACCTCCTCTAATGACAAAGCTTTTGAGAAATGCATGTGTAACTGAGGTCCAATTATAAACACTCACTACAGCTTCAATTATACTTGTAAATTCTTCATATTCAAAAGAATctattttacttgttttctttctctgaaaatgaCCCAAGAATGGACATACCTTTCTATAAAGTCAGTAAACAGTATTTAAATGCAGCTTTCATCCATAAGAGGCTTAAGAACAATTCTATAATAAaaccagcaaaacaaaaaatgagaccTAGAGCCTTGGATTTGTTCCTTTTCTGCATTATTAGCATCACAAAAGGACAAGGATAAGGAAATAATCATGTTTAAGGAGATAGTAATTGACTCTCAAAGTTCTGATAAATTTCAGGGTTTAATTCTCaaatctaattcttttttttttttttttttaaataaaagcaacagTCCTTTTGGGAGGGAGGTGAGATAGGAGTTTCCAAAAGAATGGGAAGTGCTGAGTGCTGGGACGCTTGAATACGCATTCACATATTTATGAGCGCCAGGCCAACTTGAGTAATAAAATATAGATGCAATTGCTTACTAGACGTTTCACAGGTGGATAATAACACATTCTGTAATTTGCTGTACATGTtagaaaactgtcttttttttcttgttctttggtTGAATATGGGCCCCAAAAAATCATTCTTACAattaggctgattttttttttcccctgtgtaaaataatttcagacaCCATAGTGAGGGTTGCTTTGTTCAGTTCCCATCGGATTTAACTAAAGAGTGATTTTAAACATTTACGTTGAAGTGACAGTTGACTTTTTATTACCTAGAAATGGTTAGGTACTTGGCGATGCCAACAGGATGACATGTTTCTTCTTCTTAGCTACAGGAAAACTCAATATATCCTATTCATTGCTCAAGTGGACTCTAAAGAATCACTTTCAAAGGACACCAGGACTGAAGACTGAAGAGTAATATTTATCAACATTAAATAAACACTTGGTGTAGTATCCATAAATATTTCTGCATATAAACATAACACGAAATTAAATAGTTCAGATACACCGACACCACTGAGTACACGTCCACTGTGGTCAAAGTCGCCTGTAAACACCACCTCACACTGAATACAAAAGCAGCTTCTACCCAGCTCTGGGTTCACAACATGAATGCCCTGTACAAAGGGAATATCTCCAcagccctcccacctccctcccctccccctcccaaacAGCCccagcaaaaggaaaagaaaccccAACAACTACAGCAGCAACAACGAGGACAAGGACAATGACGGCAGcaccccatcccctccccagaTAAAACAGTTAACATTTTGGCCAATTCAAAGGAgaatgcaaattttttttttttttttttttttaaaccaaaaggTAAGAAAATCAATTTGAAGCATTACTTTTCAGAATGCAATTCTCTCTTCAGAGGACATGTAACTTCGTAAACCTCACCTATTCCTGGGTGAAGTTTACACGATGAACACCAGAAAGCACTGGCCACAGCTGAGCAACAAAGGTGCAAGCCCTATTTTCTTCAAAAGGTGCCATTCAGCAAGAATCAAGCACAGTGTTCTCCCTCATCCTCTCTTCCCAcggtttctgtttttttgctttgccatatatatatatatatatatatatatatatatatatatatatacacacatatggcCTATATATATATTGCTGTGTGTGACATTCAAACGTGACACTATTATTGAGTTTCAAGCAGTTTAGAtagcagaaattttgttttgaaacattaAGATTTAGATGATTAAATTCAAACGTGTGGATGTGGTTCATTCTTTGAGCTCAGAGGGGCCCCGATTTAGCTCTGTTGAGGCATCAACGAAGGAGATTGCTTAACACCAAGCCCGGTgaagccaccgtgctcagctgaCTCACGAGCCTGTCCACTCTGCACAGACCTGCGGGGAAGGCCTGGCCGCTCTCTGTGGGAAACAGCCCCAGTTTCAGAAACGTTAAACTGGGCTGATTTCACATTTATGCTGCATTAGGATCCTAGAGAACCTCAGTTACCAAAGTACTGAAAGTGTACATTGCAGGAAGAATTTGCCAGTTCAGTGTTTCCCATTATGTTATATACACTATGTGTGTGCGTGCAGaactcacacatatatatatgtatatatatatatacttaagtatttttatttgtacgAAACTTGAACTGCACAAAACAGGACTCTGCAAGAATCAAGAATCAAGTCCACAAATAGAGTTTAACGACACaccaaagaaaagacagaaagctcTATTGGGACAAGAAGATTCAGCTTTGcaacatatgaaataattttgGAACCACAGATTCGTTAGCCTGCAGTGTTCCACGTGGGGTCTGGATGCCCACTTTCGGGATCCTTGGGAAGAATGTGGGAACTGGGCCTCCTATGCTCATCTGAGATTCCAAAGCTAATGGGAATTAAAAGACCCAGGCAAATCGATGTGGGTATATATTGCTGTGAAGCAATATTTCTTctcctctttaagaaaaataatgtgaagtctatttcagaataaatttctttatgttcagtagtgtttttgttttttgctgaatTGGTACTGACATTTCCTATTAAAATGGGTTTACTCAATGGATCAGTAATCAGGCAGCTTCTTTCACATCTGGGTGATAAAACCATTTTTATCATCACCAGAAATCATCCCCACCCTCACCTTTCTCCTCCTAAGGTCTGTGGGTTGATGTGTGCGTTTTGTCACCGCTATTGATAAAACCTCACTCTACAAGGCCTGCTCAGGCGCGCGCTTGTGGAAGATGACTGACTGTCTCTGCTGGTACTGCTGTTTGCGCCTCTTTTTTTTGTCACACTGGCATAGCAGCAGCATCTTGAAAGTGGTTCGGAATGTTTTGTTGCACAGGGCATAGCACACGGGGTTCACGGTGCTGTTGATGTAGCACAGCCAGTAGCCCAGATTCCAAAAGGTTTTGGGTATGCAGCTGTCACAAAAGGTGTTCACCAGAACCATGATGTTGTATGGGGTCCACGTGATGATGAAGGCAAGCAAGATCGCGCTGAGGGTCTGGGCTGCTTTCTTCTCCTTGACGAGGGACATCCTTTTCCGCTTAGTGATCTGACTTCTGGTCTTCAGAGCAAACCTCTTGGCCAGAGTGGCTTCTTTGAAGGACAGAGGTAGAGTGGCCGTGGTCTTACCCACCGACGAGTTGACGTCGGAAGTCTTGGCTGCGTCCACGGCTGACTCTAACTGAATGGGAAGCTTAGAAAAGCTTTTTGGAAAACTGCCTCCATCGTCCACGCTCTTCCGGGTCTGTAGCTTGTCGGCTTTCCTCTCCAAGTCCACCATCCCCAGCTCCTCCTCAGGCACCTGCAGGTTGTCCGTTGAGGGTAACTTGGTGGAGTTGAGGATGGTGCTGTGACCTGGAAGCTTGAGCACGATGGAGTAGATGGCTCTTGTCTCAGAGCCAATGTCCTCCTCGTCAGAGGAGGCGGAGTTCTCCAGGGAGGCAGCAGCATCGTTGTTGTTCCAGCTGTCGCTGCTGCTGTGGTCTTGGTCCATCTGCTCGGAGCTGGGTTTCCAGCTCTTGGTTGTGAACCAGAAGTGGCAGCGGCCATACTTCCTCCTGTGGGAGCGTTTCATGCTTTGCTGTTGAAGCTCATAACTGCTGCAGCTTCGAGAACTGCCCGTGGGGTGGACAAAgttttctgtctctgcctctgtcccagATGCTTGCAGCCCAGCAAGCTCTTTGGTACGCTTTTCAGTTTCCTTATAGATTCTCCAGTATAAAATAGTCATAATGGTGACAGGCATATAAAAAGCAGCAATGGCTGTGCCAAAAGTAATGGTGGGCTCACTGAGGAACTGAATGAAACACTCTCCTGGTGGCACAGTCCTCTTTCCAACAAAGTATTGCCAGAACAAGATGGCAGGAGCCCAAAGGACAAAGGAGATGACCCAAGCCAGACCGATCATCACACCAGCTCTCTTTGTTGTTCGTTTGGCTCGGTACGTGAGCGGCCTCGTGATGGAAAAGTATCTGTCAAAGCTAATGACCAGGAGATTCATGACAGAGGCATTGCTGGCCACGTAGTCAATGGCAAGCCAGAGGTCACAGGCCAAGTTCCCTAAAGCCCAGCGATTCATGATGATGTAGGTCGTAAACAGATTCATGGAAATGACTCCAATAATCAGATCGGCACAGGCCAGGCTTAAGAGGAAGTAGTTGTTGACAGTCTTCAGCTGCTTGTTAACCTTAAATGACACAATGACCAGGATGTTGCCGATGATGGTCACCAAGGCCAGGATGCCCGTTAAGAAAGCAATGAAGACCACCTGCCAGACTGTGTGACCTCCCAGAGGGTCATCGGTGGTATCGTCTGCAGAGGAGAAattcccagctgctcgggaaacATTGTAGCTGCCGAAGTGGGTGACCCCTGTGTCAGAGGGGCTGTGTATCCAGGAAGAGCTGATGTTTGGAAAGAAAGGCGAGGTGGAACCGTTATTGTGCAAGGTCATTGTGACCCTCTGACAtagtctgggggaaaaaaagagagaagagacgGAATTAGAAAAAGTTCCACCGTGTTTCGTTTGTTCTTTGCATTGCATACGTTAAAAGACATGAGAGGTTATTGCAGGATGCTGAATCTCTACGAAGCCAAAGGTTATCAAGttcattctctcattttaaatgaGTTGAATCTAGGGCAGACAGAGATTGATTTGTTTGTGACAGCTTTACATAACTGGTGGCACGCACTAAACATTGTGCTTTTCCCCACATTTCTAAATAGATTCCATGTACTTCAGTTACCAAGCAAAATTACCTTGACTTCCCTCATTTTGTAAAGGTGAAAAATATCAGACATTTATATTACAATTATGCAGACTGCTTCTTCATCATGACAACTTGATGACTTGATTTGCATTTTATCTATCTGGGCATCTACCCATCTGAGGTTTCAGAAATATACAACTTTAAGGTGATACCAGCCGTTTAAGCCTCACTAAAATGAACAATGCCAATCTGCAGAAGGGATAAAACCTATGGAAACCAATTCATATTATATTATCTATTTGAGACAGGATTGAAAAAGTAAGATATCAGTTCCTTGTAAGGACTGGTAACACAACTGTCTCTCAGGCAGCTATCTTCTGCTTGATAACGTGCAGAAGAACTTTAAGCAGAATATTTTGAATGGACCAAACCAGTTTTAAGTATTTCTAGTATTGAAATATTTTAGCTCCAGTAATGAAAACATATTCTAGCACATCACACATGTGAACAAATGGATACGCCCATGCACATTTGCAtataaaaaatcacaaaattgcaACTAGTGCTTTCGAACACTTGTTACTAGAGTGTATGAACCACTAAGAACCATTTCAATTAAGGTTTGGCCTGTAAAACCCCCTTAGTGTCCCTGCTGGCCTTGCTGGTGACCTGCACCATTCTCTCAGAACCTCCAGGGCTGGACACCGCTGGCTCAGGGGTTGACACACCTCCAGCCACTGCAGACTAGATCCAGCAAATCATTCCTCAATCAGTTTCATTCCATGAATTCAAAGTTTGATCATCCCAGCAGAAATCTATTGTGTACCCTGCTACTGCATTTACACTCTTAGTTAGAAAAAAGTCTTCAactagggccaggcgtggtggctcacacctgtaatcccagcactttgggaggccaaggcgggtggatcatgaggtcaagagatcgagaccatcctggtcaacatggtgaaaccccatttctactaaaaatacaaaaaattagctgggcacggtggcgcatgcctgtaatcccagctactcaggaggctgaggcaggagaattgcctgaacacaggaggtggaggttgcggtgagtcgagatcgtgccactgcactccagcctgggtaacaagagcgaaactccatctcaaaaaaaaaagccttcaacTATAAACTCTTACAGATaaacacatatatgcatgtacattGCAGGAGTCCTAAATCAAGCCTTAAGATATTGAATGTCAGTTTTCTCAAAGCAGTAGTCAGAGTCACACAGAGCCTTCTGGAAAGGCTTCTGATGTAGAAGGAAGACTACGGGGTCAAAAGGCCTAGGTTTGAATCTGTTTGACCATTTACTGGAGGTGAGATCTTAGATACTTAACTTCTTTGAATCCAAGTCTCCTCATTGAAAAATAGGAATGATAAGTTTCTGCATAATAAAACCAATTGTTGATAAATTCTTTCCAGAATTCAATAATAAGTGACCAAAGAAGCTTCGTTTCTCATCAAAATGTTTTAACATATATAAGGTACTTAGAACAGGCGCTGATATAGCAAATGCTATATAAGTATCTGTGGTtattatcttattctttttgtgttttgagatggagtcttgctttgttgccaggctggagtgcagtggcacaatctctgcttactgcaatccccacctcccgggttcaagccattctcctgcctcagcctcccgagaagctggacatataggcgcatgccactacgcccagctaatttttgcatttttagtagagacagtgtttcaccatgttggccaggatggtctcaatctcctgacctcatgatctgcccacctcagcctcccaaagtactgggattacaggcgtgagccacccagcctggccTATCTTATTCTTTCTATTGAACAATGAACTCTCTTTGCTTTGGCTGCCAGGATGCTCAGAGCTAAATTTAgtgtaataataaatgttagtaaaaattatttattgaacatttactatgtgGTACATGTTGTGCA from Callithrix jacchus isolate 240 chromosome 19, calJac240_pri, whole genome shotgun sequence includes the following:
- the CHRM3 gene encoding muscarinic acetylcholine receptor M3 is translated as MTLHNNGSTSPFFPNISSSWIHSPSDTGVTHFGSYNVSRAAGNFSSADDTTDDPLGGHTVWQVVFIAFLTGILALVTIIGNILVIVSFKVNKQLKTVNNYFLLSLACADLIIGVISMNLFTTYIIMNRWALGNLACDLWLAIDYVASNASVMNLLVISFDRYFSITRPLTYRAKRTTKRAGVMIGLAWVISFVLWAPAILFWQYFVGKRTVPPGECFIQFLSEPTITFGTAIAAFYMPVTIMTILYWRIYKETEKRTKELAGLQASGTEAETENFVHPTGSSRSCSSYELQQQSMKRSHRRKYGRCHFWFTTKSWKPSSEQMDQDHSSSDSWNNNDAAASLENSASSDEEDIGSETRAIYSIVLKLPGHSTILNSTKLPSTDNLQVPEEELGMVDLERKADKLQTRKSVDDGGSFPKSFSKLPIQLESAVDAAKTSDVNSSVGKTTATLPLSFKEATLAKRFALKTRSQITKRKRMSLVKEKKAAQTLSAILLAFIITWTPYNIMVLVNTFCDSCIPKTFWNLGYWLCYINSTVNPVCYALCNKTFRTTFKMLLLCQCDKKKRRKQQYQQRQSVIFHKRAPEQAL